The segment CAAGTCAAACGGCTTTCATAGGAGAGCTTGCAAATTTCATTGTTGGAGCGGTGCTTGTATTTACAGCAGGTAGTATATACAAGAAAAGAAAAAACAAAAATGGAGCTATTCTAGCTTTGGTCATTGGAACTTTGGCAATGACAGTAACTGCAGCTATTGTAAACTTGTATATTCTTTTACCTTTATACGAAAAGGTTTTAAACATACCTATGGCAGCAGTAATAGGAATGAGTTCTAAAGTTAATGGAAAAATTGTGAATATGAGTACTTTTATCCTTTGGGCCATAGTTCCCTTTAATTTAGTAAAAGGTGTGTTTATTTCTATAATAACTAGAGTTATCTATAAAAGTGTATCTCCTTTACTTCATAAAGAGGATATGGAAATTTCTAAGGATAAATTAAGTAAAACTTTTGAAAATTAATTTTAAATTATATAAGAATATAAAAATAGACCTGGTTTTATTTTTTTAATAAAACCAGGTTTTTTTTATTAACTAAAATATTCATAAGTAAAAGGATTATATCATGTTCCTTTTCCACATAATTAAAGCGTCTTCACCATCAGAATAGTATTTTTTTCTTTGGCCTTCTTCTAAAAAGCCAAATTTTCTGTAAAGATTTTGAGCTTTTATGTTGGATTTTCTAACTTCAAGGGTTATGTTTGGAACTTTATTTTCTATACATATTTCTATGAGTTTACTCATAAGCTTATTAGATATGCCAGCCCCTCTGTATTCAGGATGAACTGCTATACTTATTATATGAGCCTCATCTACTATTATCCAAATGCCTGCATAGCCAACTAAAACATTTTCATTTAATGCTATTATATAATGAGCAAAGTTATTTTTTAATTCTTTTTCAAAAGAATTTTTATGCCAAGGGTCAGGAAAACTCAAGGCGTTTATTTTAAGAACCTCATCGATATGTTCTTGATTTAGAGTTTTAATAACAGTGTTTTCCATGAATCATTCCTTCTTTTTATCATATTCTCTTTCAGCTTGAGATTTTCTTAAATACATAGGGCTGCAACTAAGGAGGTTTTCTTTTTTACCCTTTTTTAAAAGATCTATTGCTAGGGAACCTAAAGAAGAAGAACTTACAATATTTAAATGAGTAGGGGCAAAAACTGCATTACTTAAAGTATTTTTAATTTTATTTTCAAACTTATCAAGTCCATTTCCAATAAAAATAACATTTTTATCTAAGGATTCAAGAGAATTTATTAATTCATCTATATTGATAATTTTATATTCAGAAATCCTTTCAAGTTTATTATTTTTAAATTCATATAATGCAGTGTACACATTATCCCTTAATGCATCCAATATAGGGCATACTACGCCTTCTGTATAAGCCATATTGTTTGCAAGAGCATCTAAGGTTGAGACCGAGATTAAAGGCTTATCTAAGCCTTGACAAAGCCCTTTTAAAGTTGCCATTCCAATTCTTAGCCCTGTAAATGAACCTGGACCTTTAGAACAAGCAAAAGCATCTATAGAGTCTATGCTAAGACCTGTATTTTCTAATAATTCATCTATCATTGGCATTAATATTACTGAATGTTGCTTTTTGTAGTTATAGCTTATTTCTCCTAAAACTTTATTTTCATCTATAATAGAACAGGTAGCCACTTCTGTAGCTGAGTCTATGCTTAAAATCTTCATAGTTTAATCTCCTTTACGTAATCATATCTGTCACCAGTGTAGTTTATAGTAATTTTTCTAAAAGCATCACCGATGTCAGGAATCTTTTGTATTTGAATTTCTAAATGTTCCTTTGGAATAAGTTCTTCTATGTAGTTTGACCATTCAATAACACTTACAGCGTCACTGAATATGTATTCATCAAAGCCTATGGCAGCAATTTCGTCTATATCATGTACTCTATATACATCAAAATGATAAAGTTTTAACCTTCCCATATATTCGTTTACTATGTTAAAAGTTGGACTAGTTATATAATCATTTACTTTTAAACCAGCGGCAATTCCCTTGGTCATATGGGTTTTACCGGTGCCTAAATCACCTATTAGACAAATAACATCGCCGGCACAACATAGTCTTCCAATTTGTTCACCTATGGAAAAAGTTTTATTAACATTGTCCACAATAAATTCCATAAAAATCCTCTCCTAATCAAGCAATAATATCTATATAATAAACATTTTATACTAAAAATCAGTAAATTGAAAGCCAGAGATAGAGTTGTAAAATAAAAAACTGTTAATATTAGAAAATATATAAAAAAATGCAAATATATTATAGAATATTTATTGCAATAATTGATTATTTTATATAAAATATAGATAAACTATGCACAATATTTCTATAGAGGTGTAGTATATGAAAAATAAGTTAATAATTTTTAGTTTTATTTCAATATTTGTTTTAGTTGGATGTGGATGTGGATGTAATAGCATATTCAATAATAATACAAATAAATCAGACAATAGTAAAATAGAAGATACAAAAAATAAAAGGGAAGAGACAAAAAGTGTTAAATTAGATATTTTGGTAAGTGATAAGTTCTTATATCAATGTGTAAAAAATATTGACGGTGGAAAACATAATGTGGATTATATTTTTAGAACTCAACAAGGTGAAAATATAATAAAACAGTATTATGATATTGATTATTCCCCTGATTTATACATATATGATGAATTTAATTATAAGGGCTTAAATAATAGGTATATAGATAAAATACAAGAGAATAAAGTAGGTTTAATAAATGCTTCAAGGGGAATTAATCAGTTAACATATTATAAAAATGTAGTGACCCTAGGTAAAAAAATGAGTGTTTATTTTGGAATAATATTGATAATTATAAGATTGTGCTTGTTAACATAAAAAATGCAATAGTTGAGAGAGATCCTAAAAACAGAAATTACTATGAAAAAAACTTTAATACTATTTTAAAAAACTTAGAGAAGGATGAAGATTTTTTCAGCGAAAAGAGCAAAAAAATTGATGATACCCTTTGTATTTTAGAGGGAAGTAATTTAAATTATATTATGGCATATGCTGGAATTGAAACTATAAGTGTGTTTCAAGATGAAAAAAGGAGTTAGATCCTTCTAAAGACAAAGGCTCAAAGAGTATGGAAAATGAACAGCTAAGGAAAGTTTTAAATGAAAAGTATAAGGATAAAGAAAAAATTGTTCTTATATATTATAGTGATGATTTTTTAAAAAACAATGAAAAGATTATATCTCAATTTAATATAAAATGCATTAAAGTTAATAAAATTAATATGGATATACAGTACAGTCAACTGATTAAATATGAGAAAAACATATTTGATACTATTTTGAATTTTTTTACCAACGATAATATTGAGGTATAATTATTTATAAAAGAAATAGGAGGGGGAGCTATGTTTGTTAATAATTTAATGTTATCAAAAGAGAAATTAGTAACTGTGTCACCAGAGGATATTATAAAAAAGGCACTAGAATTAATTGAAAAGAATGGTTTTTTATCAATACCTGTGGCTAGTGGATCAAAATTTTTCGGAAGCATATCAAAAGAAATGATTTACACTTTTTATTATGAAAAATGTCCAGATAAAAAATGTCTTTTAGAGGATTTTAAAGTGGAGAAGGTAATGAGAACAGATGTACCAACAATACATCCTTTGCAGCAAATGGAAAATGCAGCCCACTTTTTAGAGACAAAAAATATAGCCTTTGTTGCAGTAACTGATGAATATGATGATTTTAAAGGCATAGTTACGCATCATGCGATATTTCATCAATTTACTGAATTATTTGGTTTAAACAAAGGTAAAAGACTTGCTGTGATTGCTTATGATATACCAGGTCAAATTTCTAAAATATCTAAGATTATAACTGAAAATGGCGGAAATATTATTAGTTTTGTTGTTGTAGATCCAAAGAGTTTAACTGAAGTAAAAGAATTAGTAGTTAGAATTAACTCAACAGATGAAGTTTTTGATACGATTAAAGAGAAAGTTAGGGTTAATGGATATAAGATTCAATAAATACTTAAAAGTGTCAAGCGTTTTTGAAAATGTCCTAAAAATTTTTAATTAGTAGCACCAGTATAAACTGGTGCTAATTTTTTTTTTAAGTGTCTTGTAAGTGAATTTTGGGTACACTAAAAACACCTTAGAAAATAGTATTTCTAAAAAAGCATGTTATTTATTAAGTTATGGTTTAAGCTACGCTTTTTTGGCGGTGAGCCTGATTTTTACAATATCTGGTTGCTTTTCAAAGACAGATTTGATATTATGAGCAAGTAAAGCAAATCGAGTATTGAATTCTTTTATGTAGGAGTTTAAGAATTCATTTGCGTGCTCCATTGAGTTTACCCCAGCTAAGCGCATTTCAATTGGAAGTCGTGATTGTAGAGTTTGAAACATACGCTCAACTCTTCCTTTTGCTTGAGCAATACTGCTGGTCTGAATCTCAATTCCAAGCTGCTTGCAGGCATATCCGAATTGAGTAAAAGTATCCTCTTTAATAGAAGAGGACTTTTTTTCGTATATTCAAATACAGTTCTTTTATCAGTTAAAAACTTATAAGGAATACCGTAGGTAGATAGCACTTGGTGTAACACATGATAATATCCATTTAAAGTTTCTTGGTTATCAAAATAAGCCCCCATAATTGTACCAGTAGCATCATCTACGGCTATGTGCAATTGAGTTTTAGTGTTACCGAACCAATTATGTACAGAGGCATCCATTTGAAGCATTTCACCAGCGTAAGCACATCTAGGACGTCTTGGATGTGCAGCTTCAATATCAATAATAGAATTTTGAATAAAAGCTATTTCTTTTTTTGTTTTAGCTTCTTTTTTCAGTTCTTTCAAATGCTGATTTAACTTCTTTTTCGTTGCTTTTTGGCCTTCGGCGAAAGAATAAATTCTTGAGCTAATATGTTTCTAATCGTAGATGGAGAAACATTAATATCTTCAAATTTTGCCAAAAGCTCTGAGTAATGTGTTAAATTTGAACCTTCATATTTTGTACGATAAAGATCTACGATCAATTCTTTAGTGGAGTCCTCTAGTGAATGTATGGGTTTCCTTCCTTTATTACCATGAACAAAACATTCTTTACCTGATTCTTTGTATCCCTTAATCATTCTATTGATATGTCTAACAGTGCATCCTAAAGTTATAGCTGCTCTTTTCTTATTACCATTAGTTTCTATTAGTTTTTTTATTACGTTATATTTAGTCATTTCTTCCATAGTTAAATCTACCTTTCTCATTTAAGCACCTCACATTAATTCATGAGGTTTATTATACTGTATTTTTTTAATAATTGGGACATAATCACGTGTGGTATAATAAGACATTATCAAAAATGGATCAGAAACTCTATCCAGAAAAAATTAATTATTGACTTAGTTATGATATCATGATATAATAATTTTCGTTGAAGGGGTATAGCTCAATTGGTAGAGTAGCGGTCTCCAAAACCGTTGGTTCAGCGTTCGAGTCGCTGTACCCCTGCCATAGAAAAGCCAGTAGATTGTTCTATTGGCTTTTTTATTATGCGTTTTAATTTCAAGTAGGAATTGATACTAAAAATTAGAATATTAAAAATAAGGGATTAGAAAATATCTAATCCCTTATTTTTAAATGGTTATACTACATCAATGCCCATTTCTTGAAATGCACATATTATATCATTTTCCGGTTTTTTTCTGTTATTACTGCTTTTATATCTGCAATATGTGCAAATCTGTACATGCCTTCTAAATGGAATTTTTTATTTTCCATCACAAGGTAAATAGCCTTAGAAGAATCCATAATCTGTTTTTTTGTGTTTCCATCTTCCATATCAAAGGTGGTTATAGTTTTATCAAAGATATTTATTCCACAGCTGCCAATAAAAGATTTATCCACCCTATAGTTAGATATACTATCAATGGTCATAGAGCCTGTAAAACCGTTAAGTTCGCTATTATATGTTCCACCAGTGCATATAACCTTTATAGTTTTGTTACTTGAAAAGGAATTTACTATGTCTATCATATTTGTAATGATTGTAATGTTTTTGTTACTAGCTGAAAGCATTTGTGCAAGGAGTACATTAGTTGAGGATATATCTAAAAACACACTATCACCATTTTCAATAAGTTTAAAAGCCTTTTCAGCTATTTTTCTCTTGTTATTGATATTAAGATTTAATCTATTTCCAATGCTTAAAATTGTGGCAGATTTTTGCACCAATATTCCACCGCCATAGGTTCTTTTTAATATGTTTTCATTTTCAAGTATTTTTAAATCTTTTCTTATGCAATCTTCAGTTACAGTGAATTTAGCGCTTAAGTCTTTTACTATAACTTTTCCTTCTTTATTGAGAAGTTTTACTATTTCATCAAGTCTTTCTTGTGCAAACAATTATTTCACCTCGAATATTTAAATAATAAATTTATTTATTACGTGAGCTACCCCATTCTCTTCATTTGTAAGAGTTATGTAATCTGCAATTTCTTTCACTTCAGGAAAGGCATTTCCCATTGCAACACCAAGCCCTGCATATTTTATCATATGTATATCATTTCCAGAGTCACCTATACAAATTATTTTTTCCCTTTTTATATTTAAATTCTCTGCCAAGGATTTAACTCCTTCTCCCTTATTAGAATTTTTATTTAATACTTCTAAGGTAAAAGGTGAAGTTTTAAGAACCGTGTACTCCTCAAAAGTTTTTTAGGTAAATAAGTAGTATTGTCAAACAAATTAATATTGTAATTTTTATTTGAAATTAATTTGCTTGAATTAAATTTTATGCTGTGAAAAGCATTTTTTAGGTTTTCCTTAATAGATTTGTCTTCATTTATAAGGGTAAATTTAGTCATTAAAGTATTTTCTTTTATGTTTTTATGTTCAATTATTTTTAAGGGTACATTATTAGCAGCAGAATCTAATGAGTTAAAAGCTGACTCTTTAGGAGAGAGTATTGAATTCTTTGAAAATATATTATAGGTAATATTATAATCATCACATAAATCATTAATGTAGTTTAAGTCGTCTAATGATAGGGAATTGCATTTAATAGTCTTAGTTTGATTAGTATTTTGAATAAGTGCACCACTATTTGTTATGCAGTAGTTGTTAGGGCTTACCATATTTAATTCCTCTAAATAATTAGTAATTCCTTCTATAAGGCGACCAGTGCAAATAGCTATTTTTATGCCTTTATTGGAAGCGGCTTTTAGAGCATTTTTGTTAATTTGAGATATTTTCTTCTTATTATTTAAAAGCGTTCCGTCCATATCTAAAACCAATAATTTATACATTCTACACTCCCCTTATTTGTTATTTATATATAGGTTTATTTTATGTAAATAGTATTAAGTTTTTATATAAGTGCAAAAATTAATATTAAAGATTAATTAACAATGTGTATAAAGTAAATACAATTAAATTATATAATAAGCATAAATTATAAACAATAACAAATAATAAAGAATACATGTGCAGATGGCTTATGAAAACGATATAAGTTCAAAATTTCCACTATATTGCGGAAATAAAACTGGGTATTGATGCGTGGATATTGTATGAATTTTATGATAATATTAATTCATCGACAGGAAAAGACTTGAACAAAAGGCATTTCGACATGATTTGACTATACAAGGAGGTAATTTGTATTAAAAAAGAAATTTTATTAAATAAGTTGCTTTCAGTTTTACTAGATGAAAAACAACCAATAACAGTTAATGAATTAAGCAAGAAAGTAGATAGATCAGGTAGGACAGTTAGGAATTATTTAGATGATATTGAAAAAATACTTGATAAAGACAATATAAAACTCATAAGGAAAACAAATGTTGGGGTTTATATTGAGGCAGAAAACAGTAAAAGACAAAAATTAAAAGAAAATCTATTTTCTATAGAATACAACGATGAGGCATTTTCATCAGAGTATAGGCAAAAATATATTTTGAAAACCCTTCTAGAAAGTAAGTTTTCATACACTATTCAGTTATTTTCTGAAGAGTTATATTGTAGCAAAAGCACTATTGCAAGTGATTTAGCTGAGGTACAAAAAATATTAGAAAGTAAGAATCTTGTGCTTCAAAGAAGGCAGAATCAAGGCCTTTGGGTTGAAGGCAAAGAAAAAGATTATAGAAATGCAATAAAAGAGTTTTTATATGAAGTAAAAGAAAAGGATACTTTAGAAATTAATAATTTCGATATTGAAAAATTAGATTATAGAATTGACTTTATAAATTATAAAAACATAAAAAGTATGTTTCCTTGGATAGATATCCTTTATATACAAGGTATAATTCAAGAAGCAGAAATGAAATTAGGTTTTTATTTCACAGAGCAGGCTTTTATAAATCTAATTGTTCACATAACTATTGCTATAGAGAGAATAAAATCAAAAAATACATCCAAACGGATATGGGAATTTGTAAAGATATAGCTTTAAAAAATGTTAATGAATATAAAACTGCTAATTGGATTGTGACAAAACTTCAAGAAAAATATAAAATAAAATTTCCAGAAAAAGAAATATCTTATATTACAATCCATATACTTGGTGGAAAAATACAAGAAAATAATGGAAATAAAGATATGAATTTACTTGAAAGTACTTGTGATGATCAAATTCTAAGGATAGCAAAAGAAATAATGAAACTCTCATCAGATATATTAGGAGTAGATATTACAAATGACAAAAATTTATTAACAAGCTTGATTCTCCATCTAAGGCCTACAATAATTAGATTAAAATATGGTCTTACATTAAACAACCCAATGCTTGAAGCCATAAAAAAGGATTATACAAGTATATTTGGAGCTGTATGGGCTTGCAATGGAATTTTTGAAAAAGAACTTGGAATAAGCATTAATGAGGATGAAGTTGGTTATATTACTATCCACATTGGACTTGCATATGAAAGAGCAAAAGAAAAGGTTAAAGTAATAGTAGTATGTTCAAGTGGCATAGGTACATCACAGTTAGTTGCCTTAAAACTTGAGAATAGATTCAAGAATATGGAAATAACAAATGTAATCCCTTTAAATTTAGTTACTGAGGATATGATTGAAAATTCGGATCTTATAATATCTACTGTGAGAATTATGAAAAATAGTGAGAAAATTCTGTATATCTCAGCTATTTTAAGTGAAAATGATTTTAAGTGTATAGAAAAAGCATTGGAAAGATTCAATTATCAACCTATCTTGAATCATAAAGAAAATAATAAAAATAGAATTTTAAATAACTATGATTTATTTGACGAAGAATTAGTTTTTACTGAGGATACTCATGATAAATTTGAAGATGTACTAAGGTATTATGGAAAAATAATTGAGAAAAAAGGATATGCTAAAAATGGTTTTACACAAGATTTATTCAAAAGAGAGAAAAAGGCTTCAACTTATCTTGGCAAAGGATTGACAATACCTCATTCATCCCAAAGTTATGTAAATAAATCAAAAATTTCTTTTATAAGATTTAAGAAACCTATATTTTGGAATAATAATGAAATAAAAATAGCAATTATTCTTTGTCTTAATTTTAAAAATATACATGAAACGAGAAATTTTTTTAAGAAAATATATTCAATACTTCAAGATGATGAAATTATGAAGAGTCTTTATTTTGAAAATGACAAAAGAAAA is part of the Haloimpatiens sp. FM7315 genome and harbors:
- a CDS encoding transcription antiterminator, encoding MLSVLLDEKQPITVNELSKKVDRSGRTVRNYLDDIEKILDKDNIKLIRKTNVGVYIEAENSKRQKLKENLFSIEYNDEAFSSEYRQKYILKTLLESKFSYTIQLFSEELYCSKSTIASDLAEVQKILESKNLVLQRRQNQGLWVEGKEKDYRNAIKEFLYEVKEKDTLEINNFDIEKLDYRIDFINYKNIKSMFPWIDILYIQGIIQEAEMKLGFYFTEQAFINLIVHITIAIERIKSKNTSKRIWEFVKI
- a CDS encoding transcription antiterminator, with translation MGICKDIALKNVNEYKTANWIVTKLQEKYKIKFPEKEISYITIHILGGKIQENNGNKDMNLLESTCDDQILRIAKEIMKLSSDILGVDITNDKNLLTSLILHLRPTIIRLKYGLTLNNPMLEAIKKDYTSIFGAVWACNGIFEKELGISINEDEVGYITIHIGLAYERAKEKVKVIVVCSSGIGTSQLVALKLENRFKNMEITNVIPLNLVTEDMIENSDLIISTVRIMKNSEKILYISAILSENDFKCIEKALERFNYQPILNHKENNKNRILNNYDLFDEELVFTEDTHDKFEDVLRYYGKIIEKKGYAKNGFTQDLFKREKKASTYLGKGLTIPHSSQSYVNKSKISFIRFKKPIFWNNNEIKIAIILCLNFKNIHETRNFFKKIYSILQDDEIMKSLYFENDKRKIIDILR
- a CDS encoding ECF transporter S component, whose product is MKKTKLNTNIKISLLAVIAFLLMYIELPLPMFPSFLKIDISDLPALIGSFAFGPVAGIVVELFKNVLHGLFASQTAFIGELANFIVGAVLVFTAGSIYKKRKNKNGAILALVIGTLAMTVTAAIVNLYILLPLYEKVLNIPMAAVIGMSSKVNGKIVNMSTFILWAIVPFNLVKGVFISIITRVIYKSVSPLLHKEDMEISKDKLSKTFEN
- a CDS encoding CBS domain-containing protein produces the protein MFVNNLMLSKEKLVTVSPEDIIKKALELIEKNGFLSIPVASGSKFFGSISKEMIYTFYYEKCPDKKCLLEDFKVEKVMRTDVPTIHPLQQMENAAHFLETKNIAFVAVTDEYDDFKGIVTHHAIFHQFTELFGLNKGKRLAVIAYDIPGQISKISKIITENGGNIISFVVVDPKSLTEVKELVVRINSTDEVFDTIKEKVRVNGYKIQ
- the tsaB gene encoding tRNA (adenosine(37)-N6)-threonylcarbamoyltransferase complex dimerization subunit type 1 TsaB, giving the protein MKILSIDSATEVATCSIIDENKVLGEISYNYKKQHSVILMPMIDELLENTGLSIDSIDAFACSKGPGSFTGLRIGMATLKGLCQGLDKPLISVSTLDALANNMAYTEGVVCPILDALRDNVYTALYEFKNNKLERISEYKIINIDELINSLESLDKNVIFIGNGLDKFENKIKNTLSNAVFAPTHLNIVSSSSLGSLAIDLLKKGKKENLLSCSPMYLRKSQAEREYDKKKE
- a CDS encoding HAD-IIB family hydrolase, with product MYKLLVLDMDGTLLNNKKKISQINKNALKAASNKGIKIAICTGRLIEGITNYLEELNMVSPNNYCITNSGALIQNTNQTKTIKCNSLSLDDLNYINDLCDDYNITYNIFSKNSILSPKESAFNSLDSAANNVPLKIIEHKNIKENTLMTKFTLINEDKSIKENLKNAFHSIKFNSSKLISNKNYNINLFDNTTYLPKKLLRSTRFLKLHLLP
- a CDS encoding DeoR/GlpR family DNA-binding transcription regulator, encoding MFAQERLDEIVKLLNKEGKVIVKDLSAKFTVTEDCIRKDLKILENENILKRTYGGGILVQKSATILSIGNRLNLNINNKRKIAEKAFKLIENGDSVFLDISSTNVLLAQMLSASNKNITIITNMIDIVNSFSSNKTIKVICTGGTYNSELNGFTGSMTIDSISNYRVDKSFIGSCGINIFDKTITTFDMEDGNTKKQIMDSSKAIYLVMENKKFHLEGMYRFAHIADIKAVITEKNRKMI
- the tsaE gene encoding tRNA (adenosine(37)-N6)-threonylcarbamoyltransferase complex ATPase subunit type 1 TsaE → MEFIVDNVNKTFSIGEQIGRLCCAGDVICLIGDLGTGKTHMTKGIAAGLKVNDYITSPTFNIVNEYMGRLKLYHFDVYRVHDIDEIAAIGFDEYIFSDAVSVIEWSNYIEELIPKEHLEIQIQKIPDIGDAFRKITINYTGDRYDYVKEIKL
- the rimI gene encoding ribosomal protein S18-alanine N-acetyltransferase, whose product is MENTVIKTLNQEHIDEVLKINALSFPDPWHKNSFEKELKNNFAHYIIALNENVLVGYAGIWIIVDEAHIISIAVHPEYRGAGISNKLMSKLIEICIENKVPNITLEVRKSNIKAQNLYRKFGFLEEGQRKKYYSDGEDALIMWKRNMI